The sequence CTGGGACTGTGCGGACTGTCTCCGGCCGATCAGGTGGCGCGCGGCCGGCTGTCGGCCCGTTCTCCGCTGCGGGAGGGCCGGCTGCTGCTGGTCGAGGACCTGGACCGCCCGTTCCTGAGCCGAGCTTTGCGTGTACCGGACCGGGTGACCGCCCACCTCCTTGGCGACGACACCCCGGACCCGCGTCTGGCGGACCTGCTGGCTCCCTGGCACGCGATACCGGGCGTCGGCGACCCGGCTCCGCTCGCCGGGGTCCTGGCCGACGGCGTCCCGCTGGCCTACCTCAGTGAGGACCAGGGCGGCGCGGGCACGGCGCTGGCCGCCTCGGCACTCACACGGGCGGGCCGCGGCGTCCTGGGCCTGGACCTGGCACGGCTGGCCGAGGACCCCGCACCGGCGGACGCGGTACGTTCCCTGGTCCGCGAGGCGCGGCTGACGGGCGCGGGCCTGGTCTGTGCCCCGCTGGACGCGGTCTCGCGCGAACACCCGCACCTGCTCAGGCTCCTCACGGCCACCCCCGTACCGACGGTCATGGTGGGCCGGGTGCCCTGGGACGCGTCCTGGTCCACCTCTCCACCGCTGCTCCTGCACGCCCCCAGGGTGGAGCCGTCGGCGCGCGGCGCGCTCTGGACGGACGCGTACAAACAGCTGGCCCCGTCCCCCCTTCCGCCCGCCATCGACCCGGACCATCTCCTCGCGCCGTTCCTCCTCACTCCGGAGCAGGTGACGGGAGCCGCCCGGAGCGCCGCCCAGACGGCCCGCCTGGCCGGTGGAACCCTCACCTCCGACCACGTACGCCAGGGAGCCCGCGCCCAGAACGCGGCGGGCCTCGACCGGCTGGCCCGCCGCATCGAACCCACGGTGACCTGGGACGACCTGGTTCTGCCCCCCGACTCCCACACCCAACTCCGCGAACTCACCGCCCGTGCCCGCCACCGCGACCGGGTCCTGGGGGAGTGGGGCATGCGTCCGGGAGGCGGCAGGGGCCGAGGTGTGTCGGCGCTCTTCGCGGGCGACTCCGGCACCGGCAAGACGATGTCGGCGGAGGTGATCGCCTCGGACCTGGGCCTGGACCTCTACACGGTCGACCTGGCCACGGTCATCGACAAGTACGTGGGCGAGACGGAGAAGAACCTGGAGCGCATCTTCACGGAGGCGGCAGGTGTGAACGGCGTCCTCCTCTTCGACGAGGCGGACGCGATCTTCGGTAAACGCTCGGACGTGAAGGACGCCCACGACCGCTACGCCAACGTGGAGAGCGCGTACCTCCTGCAACGCATGGAGTCCTTCGACGGCCTGGCCATCCTGGCTACGAACCTCCGGGCGAACCTGGACGACGCCTTCACCCGCCGCCTGGACCTGGTCATCGACTTCCCGGTCCCGGACCCCGACCAACGGCTGGTCCTCTGGGAACGCTGCCTGGGCCCGCTCCTGCCGAGGGGCACGGACCTGGACCTGGACTTCTGCGCGGAGAACTTCGAGCTGGCGGGCGGCAACATCCGCTCGATCGCGGTGACGGCGGCGTACCTGGCGGCGGACACGGGGGAGTCGGTGACCATGCCGACGCTGATCCACGCGATCCAGCGGGAGTACCAGAAGCTGGGACGGCTGACGCTGGCGTCGGAGTTCGGACCGTATCTGCGACTGGTGCAGGGCTGAGGGCGGGCGCGAGGCGGCTCGGCGTGCGTGGACATGCCGCTGCCGCTCTCGCTCCGGTACGTGGACGGACCGCGCGGGGAGAGCGGCAGGGAGCTGCCGGGCAGTCAGACGTGCGGCCCTGCGGGATCCAGTCGCCGGTGTTGTGGATCACCCGGTCGAGGTGCGCATAGTGGGTGCACTGGCCATGGGGCTGCCGGATGATGACCTCGATGGCATGCTGCCAGGCCCGGCCCGGCCGGTCAGACCTTGACGACGGCCACAGCCGGGCCGCACAACATGTGCATGTCCTCGGTATCCGAGGTGAGGACGGTCACCGGTCCGGACGCATGGAGTGCGGTAGCCGCGACCACTGCGTCAATGGCGTACTTGTGACCCGCGAGCCCACCCGCGTTCCGAAGGATCTCGACGGCGCGGGCGGCCGTTTCCTTCGTCACCGGCTCGACGACGAGCCGGGAGAGGGCCCAGGACATGCGCGCCCTGTGCGCACCGCTGGGGTCGGCCTCCACGAGGGTGACCGCGCTGATGATCACGCGGACGTCGCGCTTGGCAGCTACCGCCAGGAACGCTGTCATTTCCCGGTCGGCTCGCAGGTAGAGAGACAGTGCCTCGCTGTCGAGCACCCACGTACCGCTCACGCCGCGGCCTCGGCGGTACCGGTGCCCCTGTCGGTGGGGCCGGACAGTCTTTCCTCCGCTGCCTGGATCTCCTCGGGGGTCAGCGGACCATGGATCTCCTCGTTCGAGGCGATCAACTCGGCAAGGTCGTCGCGCTCGATCTGGCGCTGTATGGCGGCCTCGACGTATCCGGAGATACCGCGCTTGCCGACACGGGCGCGCACGGCCTCGATGGTGCCCTCGTGGACGGACACGGACACGGATTTGGTGGGCCCCTCGCCGGGGGAGTAGGCGGGAATCGTCACGCATCAACTCTAACAAAAATTCTATGAGAGGGGCGGTGGCGGACGGCGGTGCCGACGGCCTCCGCGTGTGCCCTTGCGCGGGCCGTTGGTTGCCGCCACCGTGGGCGGGCGGGCTGTTGACCGACAGATCATCGCCGTACCGCGACGGGAGCCAGTGTGACCGCATTGTCTGTTCTGCCTCATGTCCTGCACGGCGACGGCCCGCACAAGGTGATCGCGGTGCACGGCTGGCTCGCCGACCGCTCCGCCTACGACCCGCTGCTGCCGGATCTCGACGTCAGTTCATTCCAGTACGCGGTGGTGGATCTACGGGGATACGGCGAGGCCAGGGACGCGGACGGGTCGTACACCACGGCGGAGGGCGCCGACGACGTGATCGCGCTGGCCGACCGGCTAGGCTGGGACCGGTTCTCGCTGATCGGCCACTCGATGGGTGGCTCCGTCATCCAGCGGACGCTGGCCGCAGCGCCGCAGCGGGTCCGCAGAATCGTCGGGGTGTTGCCTGTCCCCGCGTCCGGCCTGCCTCTGCCGCCCGAGCAGTGGGAGCTGTTTGCCGCGGCGGCGCAGAACCCGGACAACCGTCGGACCATCCTCGACACCACCACCGGAGGCCGGCGCCCGGCGGGCTGGCTGGATCGCATGGTGCGTCGCTCGGTCGAGTGCAGCGACGCGAAGGCGTTCCGGGCCTGGCTGGACTCCTGGGCCGGCGAGGACTTCCACGACCGGATCGACGGTTCGCCCGTGCCGGCCCTGGCGGTCGCGGGGGCGCTGGACCCGGCCCTCTCCGCCGATCTGCAGCGTGCCACCTGGATGCGCTGGTTTCCGCGTGCCGAGCTGGTGGAGCTGCCCTCGTGCGGCCACTACGCGATGGACGAGGCTCCGCTCGACCTGATCCGTGTGATGGAGGACTTCCTGCGGGCGGACGTGGACGTGGACGTGCATGCGCACACGCACGTGGAGGGCGGCGAGGTGACGGCGTGAGCGGGCCCGACGCCGGATCGTCCGTACCGGACATCTTCGACCCGAGGCAGTACGCGCTGGGCATCCCCCACGACCGCTACCGCCACCTGCGCGATCACCACCCCGTCGCGTGGCAGGAGGAGCCGGAGGTACTGGGGTGGCCTGCGGGCCCCGGCTTCTGGGCGGTCACCCGGCACGGGGACGCCGTCAGGGTCCTGAAGGACTCGTCCACTTACTCCTCGTACCTCGGCGCCACCCAGATCCGCGACCCTGACCCCGCCGACCTGCCGTTCATCCGCCGCATGATGCTCAACCAGGACCCACCGCACCACCGGCGACTGCGTACGCTCGTCAGCCGCGCCTTCACCCCCGGCCGGGTGGACCGCTTCGAGACGGTCGTACGTGAACGCGCCCGCTCCCTGCTCACCCGGGCGGTCACCGAGGCGCGGGACGGCGACGGCACCTGCGACCTCGTCACTCAGGTCACCGACGACTACGCGCTGCTCAACCTCACGGACCTGCTGGGGGTACCGGACAGCGACCGGGGCCTCCTTCTCCACTGGACCCAGCGGGTCATCGGCTACCAGGACCCCGACGAGGCGGGGACACCGACACTCGGCCCGGACGGCAAGCCGGTCAACCCGCGCTCTCCGGCGTCACTGCGCGACATGTTCGCGTACGCGCACGAGCTGGCGGCACACAAGCGTCAGCACCCTGCCGATGACGTGATGACGGCCCTCGCCACCGATCCTGAACTGAGCGCGCCCGAACTGGAGATGTTCTTCTTCCTGCTGGTGGTGGCGGGCAACGACACGGTACGCAGCGCGGCTCCTGGCGGCCTGCATCTACTGGCCCAGCATCCGGAGGCGTACCGCCGCCTGTGCAACGGCGAGGTGGGGTTCGCCACGGCCGTGGACGAACTGCTCCGCCGCCACCCCCCGGTCCTGACGTTCCGCCGCACGGGCGCCCGGGACACGGAGTTGGCGGGTGCCCGTATCCGCGCAGGCGACAAGGTGGTCGTCTTCCACGCCTCGGCCAACCACGACGAACGCGTCTTCCCCGACCCGTTCACCTTGGACCTCTCCCGGTCCCCGAACCCGCACATCTCGTTCGGCGACGGCCCTCATGTCTGCCTGGGGGCGCACTTCGCGCGGTTGCAGCTGCGCGCGTTGTACGAGGAGATGTGCCGAGCGCTCCCCGCCGGGGCACTCCACTCTGTGGCCCCACCGCGCCGGCTGGTGTCGAACTTCATCAACGGGCTGAAGACGCTGCCTGTGCGGGTGGCTGATGGGTGAGCACAGGTCGGTCCGCGAGCCGTGGGGAATTTCAACAAGGGATGCTCTTTTTTTGCGTAATTAACGGAGTGGCCGAGAGGAGGATAAATGCTATATCCACCACAGTGTCATGGAGTTTGACGATTGGGGGCATTTGGATCTTCGGGAATAAGTTCGAGCGTTTGTGGTGATAATGCGATGCAAGAATCGAGCGATTGAATCAATTGGCCAAGTATTCGAATAACTGCTCCCATTTGTCTGAAGAACTCAGGGCCAGAGGATCTATTTCCTGAGTCAGTGCAGTGAGGTCTGAGATGTCGCTAGAGGTTCTTTGGTGTGCTACTTGCGAGATCCTTGCGAGTAAGGTGACAAAAGTGTAGAGGTCGCTCGCAAGTACTACCGGAGTTTGTTCAAGGGCGCGAGTCAGCATGAGAATCCTGCCGTCTTCTGCGTCAAGACATAGGAATCCATCGAGGAATAGTCCTAAATTCAAAACGTGTGTAGATTGCGCCCAGGGGGGGAGTGGTATTCCCGTCAGCACTTCACTCAGTGGCCTCAGGTTGTACAAATTTGTTGCGACCAAATCGCCGAGGCTTGTGGGAACTCCGATACTCTTCAGCACCATTCTGGCTTGATCGTTCGTCAATTGTTCCGGGATCTCGCTAAAGCGCAAAGTTGGCGCCAGGGCGGCGCCAAATATCCTGATCATTTCTGAACGATCCATGGGCACTAATGCCTCCTCGTGAGCCGTCAGTCGGCTCAAATGATATTGATCGTCGCTAGTTGTGTTCGTACCTCGTTGACCAGTGCTTTGATTTCGCTGGAACGTGCAGCCATCTGTGTGCGGATGTAATGGTAGTCAAATGCCTCTTGAACATTGAGGCCAGTGTCATTTGCGGGGTCGAAGGCTCGCGTCTGAGAGGCTCCCGAGGGGTTATTACGTGCTGCTTGATGCGCACTTCCTATGACGAATCCAACATGTGGATCCGATGCGTCAATCGGCTCCACGTCCACACCCCGAGATAAAAGAACGGCGATTCCAAGCCTTGCTGCCATGTGCTCTGGGCCGGTATCGAGGTTGACCCATGGCTCACGGGTAGCTGCCCAGCTTTGCCTGGATTGCGCTTCAGATTGTCCTGGGTAACGCATATCCAATGGCGGTGTGGAGATTTCCTGAATTACGGCATTGATTGGGGGAGTGATCTGTGGTGCTCCCCGAGATGTGAACCACTGGTCCAGTCGTGATCCGGTGACCGGATCTACAATCTGCCTCAAGTCGGCCGCAGGAATGTTGCTGATGCCCTGCTGGCCTAGAGGTGTTCGGGCCGCCGTTACACGTGATATCGCGTCCCAGTTATCATTTATGTTGTCTGACGATGTTTGTGTGACTTTACCTTGGGGTCCGCCGTACAGTGCGGCCGTGTGCACCGTCGATTTAACTTTCGGGTTAATTCCGCTTAGCTTTTCGGAGAAGTTTCCAATATGAGAGGCGCAATTTATGCATGGCGACCTGGTCACGTACAGGGTTAGGCTCGGATCGGTAGATTTCTTAATTGATTTATGGACTTTCGGGTCGGTGCTCAATAGATCATCAAAATGATTAACCACGCCCTCTTCGGCGTGAGCCTCGCGCACGCTGTGGAGCTTGTAATTGGTGCGCTCTCGGCTTTTGATTGAGCCAGCCCATTTCCCTCCTGGGTTTCCACCATCTGGATATCGAAGATAGCCTATCGAGAAAGTGTCCTGCGTCGGTCGTCCTCTGCTTACATTCGGATGGGAGTTTGATTGAACCGGATAATAGGGGAGCTGTCGTTGATGAAATATGGGGTGGGCGCCTCCGGGGGCCTGCTGCGCTGTAGGTAGGGGGAGGTCTCCATGAATATCTGCTATGAAAGCAGCCTGGGTGGATTTTCTTAGGAAATTGAGAAAATATCTAGTGGTCGATCCGACTGGATTGACCTGAGCTTTAAGTCGAAAGTCGGGGGTCTCTGCAAACCCGCCCGTCTCGACCCATAGTCGGCGCAGGCCCTTTGGGCGCCAACGCTTCATTATGCTCTGCAATGTGTTTTCTATTGAATTTCCGTCGATCCCGCCGCCTATTCGAGATTCGGCGTCTTTCAGTGCGGCGTTGAGTACCCTTTTTTTCCTTTCGTCTCCGATCTCTTTTTTGGGGGCTTTCTTTTTGGAAGGGGTGGGAGTGCTCTTGTCCGGCTCCGTTGAAGGTTTCTTTATCTTTTCGTCATTTTTCTTCTTTAGATTTTTCCAGAATGCTTTGCCTTTCTTGGCTATGAAGTCGACGATCTTGTCGATTGCCCTGTTCACGGGACGGGACACCGCATGGAAGACGCTCTTCACCTTGTTGGCCAGGCTGCCGATGCCCAGCAGTGAAGCCAGGAAGCCGATCAACAACGGAACGCTGGTTGCCAGGGCGGCTTCTATCAGCTTTGGGACGCCTGCCGCGCCGCCGTTGGCTATCGCTATGACCGCGTCCAGGACCGCGTTGACGAAGTCGGCTATCTGGGCGCCCTGGGTCACGATGAACGTGACGATGTCGATGATTCCCTTGACCGCCCGGATGAATGCGGAGGCCGGGTTGAGGAGGGAGAGGATCCAGGTGATGCCCGCGATGATGACCGTGGGGATCAGGTAGCTCGTCAGCTTCTGGAGGATTGTGGCTTTGAGGTCGCCCGTCTCCGCCTGGATTTCCTTGGCCGCGCCTGCCGGGCCCTCGCGGGCGATGTTCTTCGCTACGGGGACCGACGTTTCGACGGCGGTCATCGCCTCGTCGGGGACGCCCTTGCGGGTCACGCGGGCGCGGATGTTGTCCCAGGTCAGGCCCAGGAGTGAGCCGATGAGCTGGATGATGCCCTTGAGGTCAAACCTCGCGGGGAGTTCGAGGCCCGCCTTGAGCGCGGTGCCCAGAAGCCAGGAGACGACGCCTGTTTTCAGGTGCTCGGTGATGTTGCTGATGAAGAGGTTGAGGCCCGCGCCTACCGCCTTGACCAGGTTGCCCAGGAACCCGATGGGGTCTTTGATGATCTTCATGACCGCGGAGGCGGCCTTGGCGAGGATGTCGAGCAGGAGCTTCCTCAGCTCGTTGATCGTCTTGATGGTTCCTGCGATCGCGTCCTTCGCCTTGTCGATCAGGCCCTTGTTGGCCTCCTGGAGCTTCTTGATCTCCTCGTCGATCTTGTTCAGTGCAGCGGTGTATTTGTTGGCCAGGTCCTGGACCAGTTGTTCGGACTTCTCGTTGACCGTGGCTTCCAGGTCGTCGAACTTTCCCGCGAAGTCCTTCGCCGCCTCCTCGCCGAACTGCTTGAGGTCCGCGGGGAGTTTGTCGACCTCCGCCTTCAGC is a genomic window of Streptomyces sp. NBC_01237 containing:
- a CDS encoding ATP-binding protein, which codes for MTTSGHPTDDPNLRHLLARAVAVEQRIRRAVEARQRVDPDPDDAFRGLYLTDENIARLLDEDAVRGFPEPLPEAPAGPEYPEAAEAPEASETPKTSETPAAPGPAPASRLTSLQAEFGLTPLDVEILLIALVPDLDDRFEAFYGYLNDDVTRRRPSIGLALGLCGLSPADQVARGRLSARSPLREGRLLLVEDLDRPFLSRALRVPDRVTAHLLGDDTPDPRLADLLAPWHAIPGVGDPAPLAGVLADGVPLAYLSEDQGGAGTALAASALTRAGRGVLGLDLARLAEDPAPADAVRSLVREARLTGAGLVCAPLDAVSREHPHLLRLLTATPVPTVMVGRVPWDASWSTSPPLLLHAPRVEPSARGALWTDAYKQLAPSPLPPAIDPDHLLAPFLLTPEQVTGAARSAAQTARLAGGTLTSDHVRQGARAQNAAGLDRLARRIEPTVTWDDLVLPPDSHTQLRELTARARHRDRVLGEWGMRPGGGRGRGVSALFAGDSGTGKTMSAEVIASDLGLDLYTVDLATVIDKYVGETEKNLERIFTEAAGVNGVLLFDEADAIFGKRSDVKDAHDRYANVESAYLLQRMESFDGLAILATNLRANLDDAFTRRLDLVIDFPVPDPDQRLVLWERCLGPLLPRGTDLDLDFCAENFELAGGNIRSIAVTAAYLAADTGESVTMPTLIHAIQREYQKLGRLTLASEFGPYLRLVQG
- a CDS encoding alpha/beta fold hydrolase; this translates as MTALSVLPHVLHGDGPHKVIAVHGWLADRSAYDPLLPDLDVSSFQYAVVDLRGYGEARDADGSYTTAEGADDVIALADRLGWDRFSLIGHSMGGSVIQRTLAAAPQRVRRIVGVLPVPASGLPLPPEQWELFAAAAQNPDNRRTILDTTTGGRRPAGWLDRMVRRSVECSDAKAFRAWLDSWAGEDFHDRIDGSPVPALAVAGALDPALSADLQRATWMRWFPRAELVELPSCGHYAMDEAPLDLIRVMEDFLRADVDVDVHAHTHVEGGEVTA
- a CDS encoding cytochrome P450, whose translation is MSGPDAGSSVPDIFDPRQYALGIPHDRYRHLRDHHPVAWQEEPEVLGWPAGPGFWAVTRHGDAVRVLKDSSTYSSYLGATQIRDPDPADLPFIRRMMLNQDPPHHRRLRTLVSRAFTPGRVDRFETVVRERARSLLTRAVTEARDGDGTCDLVTQVTDDYALLNLTDLLGVPDSDRGLLLHWTQRVIGYQDPDEAGTPTLGPDGKPVNPRSPASLRDMFAYAHELAAHKRQHPADDVMTALATDPELSAPELEMFFFLLVVAGNDTVRSAAPGGLHLLAQHPEAYRRLCNGEVGFATAVDELLRRHPPVLTFRRTGARDTELAGARIRAGDKVVVFHASANHDERVFPDPFTLDLSRSPNPHISFGDGPHVCLGAHFARLQLRALYEEMCRALPAGALHSVAPPRRLVSNFINGLKTLPVRVADG
- a CDS encoding SUKH-4 family immunity protein is translated as MDRSEMIRIFGAALAPTLRFSEIPEQLTNDQARMVLKSIGVPTSLGDLVATNLYNLRPLSEVLTGIPLPPWAQSTHVLNLGLFLDGFLCLDAEDGRILMLTRALEQTPVVLASDLYTFVTLLARISQVAHQRTSSDISDLTALTQEIDPLALSSSDKWEQLFEYLAN
- a CDS encoding type II toxin-antitoxin system VapC family toxin, which produces MSGTWVLDSEALSLYLRADREMTAFLAVAAKRDVRVIISAVTLVEADPSGAHRARMSWALSRLVVEPVTKETAARAVEILRNAGGLAGHKYAIDAVVAATALHASGPVTVLTSDTEDMHMLCGPAVAVVKV